A segment of the Anopheles cruzii chromosome 2, idAnoCruzAS_RS32_06, whole genome shotgun sequence genome:
CATTCGCATGGCGCTAGGTTTAGTTGTAGTTCGCGCATCGCTCATCAAGTTAGTGTCATAATCTAGGGTTATTTATCAGCTTtaacaataaaatacaaaaacaaacaccctAAAACTACTTCAAATGCCCTAGCTTAAATTCGAGTTTCGCTGCAATTTCACCGTTTTCCACTGCAGGATCAGTATGATAAACTtcacaaacacattttttaaatgcttATCCCTACACACCTTTCGAAGCGATTGTTGAGTTATTAAACGTGTGTtataacacacaaaaatgttacaaaatttGGCCCTAATTGGTGCCGTGTTTACCAGACCACGACGATCACGGTAGCGCCAACTGGTAGACTGGCGTAAATCGGCGGATATCTAACGgataataaatgtttaagctGCTAGATTGACTGTAAATGACCCATCTATTACTTTACAAAAATGCTATTATTGAcgttttgttaattttgacCAGCATCGATCCGTGTGCTCCTTCAAATGAACCGAACATAATTCGATCGCTTGTCGTTGCGCACTGATCTTCGTGATGATCGTGTATCATCATCGGTCGCTGTGTTGTTAACTCTCTGGGAAGGTGAACCGGTAGCCCGCGGAGAAATGGGCACGAACCGCGGGCAGCCTCACCAAaccgaatcaaaacaaaatcgaatGGTACGTGTTGGCCGCAGGCGATgcatttcttctttttcccccCCCTCTACAGAGCTGCTGCAcggcgggttcgggttttcgtTACTACGGAAACCACCGCACCGTCGGCGAGCCGATCGCGGATCGTCGCGTTTCCTGCCGCCAACTACAATAACAACACGCAACCACAACCACATATTTGTGTGGTGCCGGTCTCTTCGGAGAAAATTCCGAGCCGCGAGCCGCGAGCAAAAACGCACTCGACTCGATCGCCATCGTAGGCGGCCGCCAGTTGCGTTCGGAGCGTAATCGGAATTGGATGTGCGCGCACACTCGTAGTTCCAGTCGGTTCCAGTGGTTGCaccgttgtttgttgtggccTTCCACTACCTTGCTCGATCGCGCAACAGGTTGCAGTGCGATCGCTGATCGAgtcacaaccaccaccagcaccaccgacgaACGACCCGGATTGCTCGGGGACACCGCTACTTGTCATTCCGAGACAACCTCCAGCACCCGTGCGCTGAGCTGAGCCGAGTAGAGGGTGCCCATGAAATTGGCCACTCTGCCTGGTGTTGCCGTAAACAATTGCTCAAAACCGGCTCCAACGGCCGGCGAGAAGGAAGGACTGACGCCTTGAACGACAACTTTTTGCCaaccgcagccagccagccatttgCTCCGCTCCGGCCCCAACCCAAGCATTCTGTGCGCGCGCTACATAACAACGCGTCGCGATCACCGCTCCGCCGTCGTTAGCTTACATTAGCGGTGATCACTGAAACTGTTGACCGCGCAGTGTGATAAGTGAAAagggcagcagcaccgcaacGGGTGGCAGCTAAAAATAAAGCACACCCAGCCAGTGAACGCCAGACTTTGAACCACCCGGATCAAGGTCTAAAGGCCAGGGAAGGACGTCTTCGTCACGGGGCGGTTTGTTTCAGCGACAGGACCTTCCGCAACTGAGCGGGTGCTTTTGTAAGGCGTTGTCGAAGTGTCGAAAAGAATGCCTCACCAGCTGGCGGAGTGGCGGCTACTGTGGGCCGTTTTCATCACCCTGTGGCTTACGGTGCGGTTGAGCCCCGCGCTAGCGTCGGGCTTTGGCAAGTGTCCCAATTACCCGTCAATGCCAAAGTTTAACATGACAAAGGTAAGACAACTAAGGGGTGGGCGTAGAACTTTCCCAGCGGAAGGTTGGCGCGCGCGGCTAAACAACaacggcgggcgcgcgccaaCACCTTGCGCAGTCCACAAGACCCGGGCCACAAGCTGAAAGGCACAACAAGCACAGCGGGGCCGCCCGTCCGGGGGCCCAGAGCTGTGTAAGAGCCGCTGCCGATAGTTCAGGGTTACGGGGTGGAACAGCCAATTGTCTGGCCTGGTCCGGTCCAGGCGTCTGGTTGGCGGCGCGCGGTGGGCCTTTCGAGCTTTCTAACCCAGTTCGCGCCCACCGCGCAGGTGCTGACCTTTCTTCTTCATCGAACGCAGCGCAATACACAGCGCGGTGCCGCAATCGCTGGAAGTGGTTCGGAATTCACTATAGAAGTGCTGCTCCGTGCTTAGTGGTGGCAATACATATCgaacgccgtcgtcgtgatgatcgTGAACATGTTTTGGTGTGGTTGCCTAATGATCGAGCCGGCCCACCGACGTGCGTCGCGACTCACGGATTCCCAACCATTTTTTCGCGCACTTTCGCTCGCACTCGCTCCCGCCGGGAGTTTCCCCCTGCCGATGCCTGCCGTCCGGACCCGGACCTGGACAGCTGACCCATGAAATTAAACAGGTGATAAATGGGCGCGCAAACAGCAGCTCGTGGTGGGGCTTTGAAGTGGACAACTCCTGGGGCCGCTCGGGGATCCCGGTGAGCGGCGGCACAGGGCACACATGGAATTGCATTTCGAATAGGCGGGCCACCTCTTCCGCCTGCCCGATCGGTTCTCCATGGTCGTGCGCTTTCAAATCGACTGACGTGCCAAACTTACGTAATGATCCGTAAAATCCGTTGCCCCGTTGGCGgttgcatcgcatcgcatcgcatgcGGGCTCTGCAGCCGTGTGTAGCAGCTCCTTCTGCGGCACCCATCGGCCGATTATGCTTCCACTGCACGaagtggccgtgccgtgtggtcgtggtggtggtggtggcttggCGTAACAATGCTCTTCCACAGCAGAAGCATTGGCACGCCGAGGGTCTGAGGGCAAGGAAAGCGGCGGGCCGAACCGAAGATCGCCCAAACGTGTGACCCACTAATAACCGACCGACTCTTGGCCCGCCCATCTCCGTTCCAGTTTCTGGGCAAATGGTACGAAGTGGAGCGGTCGTTTTATCTTCCCGAACTGGCGTCCGGCTGTACCACACTGACCTTCGAGAACACCACGCTCCGGGACGCGGCCGGCAGGAGTCAGCTAGAAATTTCGATTAAATCCGTCAACCAATGGTAGGTTGGGCAGCAAAACTGGTTCGGGGCATCGGGTTTTGatcggtttatttttttcttccgcagGACGGGAAACCCATCAGTGAGCATCGGCGAAGCC
Coding sequences within it:
- the LOC128268991 gene encoding apolipoprotein D — its product is MPHQLAEWRLLWAVFITLWLTVRLSPALASGFGKCPNYPSMPKFNMTKFLGKWYEVERSFYLPELASGCTTLTFENTTLRDAAGRSQLEISIKSVNQWTGNPSVSIGEAIPESETSSIMAVQLQSRLPTAIARLLPGSGRYQVLYTNYDNFAILWSCTSFVAVHADQIWLLGRERDYSTEIRKKIYNALEQLSLDPDRLFIAKNKNCPTTL